The proteins below come from a single Argentina anserina chromosome 1, drPotAnse1.1, whole genome shotgun sequence genomic window:
- the LOC126785296 gene encoding L-ascorbate oxidase homolog: MRPTSFMRFFLGALVGLSAFCIINAEDPYRYFTWTVTYGTISPLGAKFPQQGILINGQFPGPTIEAVTNDNIVVDVINKLDEPFLITWNGIKQRKSVWQDGVLGTNCPIPPNTSWRYKFQTKDQIGTFSYFPSTKLHRAAGGFGGFNVAHRSVIPVPYPIPAEEFTVLVGDWYKTSHKVLQKKLDSGIPLPLPDALLINGLHGSATFTGQKGKTYKLRISNVGIATSINFRIQGHTMTLVEVEGAHTLQEVFESLDVHPGQSIAVLVNLHGSVKDYFIVASTRFTKPIFTTTAILRYAGSSIKAAGPLPIGPTYHIHWSMKQARTIRLNLTANAARPNPQGSFHYGTIKVMRTLILANSAAKIGGKLRYAVNKISYVDPETPLKLADWFNIPGVFNLNTIKDTPSPGPASFGASVIGTALHDFVEIVFQNTEPALQSWHLDGSSFYVVGYGSGNWTPDMRRRYNLADAVTRHTVQVYPSGWSAVLVSLDNKGMWNMRSAIWSRRYLGQQLYIRVWNDEKSLYTENDIPQNALFCGKAHR, from the exons ATGAGGCCAACCTCTTTCATGCGTTTTTTTCTTGGAGCATTGGTTGGATTGAGTGCCTTCTGCATCATCAATGCCGAAGACCCTTATAGATATTTTACATGGACAGTTACATACGGAACTATTTCTCCATTGGGTGCTAAATTTCCTCAACAG GGTATACTTATTAACGGTCAATTTCCTGGGCCAACAATTGAGGCTGTGACTAATGATAACATAGTTGTTGATGTCATTAATAAGTTGGATGAACCTTTCCTCATTACATG GAATGGTATTAAGCAGAGGAAGTCCGTATGGCAAGATGGAGTTCTAGGAACCAATTGCCCAATCCCTCCGAACACCAGCTGGAGATATAAGTTTCAGACAAAGGATCAGATTGGAACCTTCAGTTACTTCCCTTCAACGAAACTTCATAGAGCTGCTGGTGGATTTGGAGGTTTCAATGTTGCACACAGGTCTGTGATACCAGTCCCATATCCTATACCCGCTGAAGAGTTTACCGTTCTTGTTGGTGATTGGTACAAGACTAGCCACAAG GTATTGCAGAAAAAGTTAGACTCTGGcattcctcttcctcttcctgaTGCTCTTCTTATAAATGGGCTTCATGGATCTGCAACCTTCACTGGTCAAAAGG GAAAGACCTACAAACTCAGGATATCAAATGTGGGAATAGCAACTTCAATCAACTTTAGGATTCAGGGTCATACAATGACACTTGTTGAAGTTGAAGGAGCTCATACCTTGCAAGAGGTGTTTGAATCACTTGACGTTCATCCAGGCCAATCCATAGCGGTTTTAGTTAACTTACACGGTTCCGTCAAAGACTATTTCATAGTGGCCTCAACCCGATTTACAAAACCCATTTTTACAACCACTGCAATTCTTCGATATGCTGGTTCCAGCATCAAGGCTGCAGGGCCATTGCCTATCGGTCCAACCTATCACATTCACTGGTCTATGAAGCAAGCGAGAACAATCAG attgaatttgacagCAAATGCAGCCAGGCCTAACCCTCAGGGATCGTTCCATTATGGTACAATTAAAGTAATGCGGACACTTATTTTGGCCAATTCTGCTGCTAAGATCGGTGGCAAGCTTCGATATGCTGTAAACAAGATCTCCTATGTTGATCCAGAGACCCCCTTGAAGCTGGCTGACTGGTTTAACATCCCTGGAGTATTTAACTTAAACACAATCAAGGACACACCTTCTCCAGGCCCTGCAAGTTTTGGTGCCTCAGTCATCGGAACTGCACTCCATGACTTCGTCGAAATCGTATTCCAGAACACCGAACCCGCACTTCAATCTTGGCATCTTGATGGAAGTAGCTTCTACGTTGTTGG ATATGGTTCTGGAAATTGGACCCCAGATATGAGGAGACGCTACAATTTGGCAGACGCTGTAACAAGACACACAGTTCAG GTCTATCCTTCTGGTTGGAGTGCTGTGTTGGTGTCTTTGGACAATAAGGGTATGTGGAACATGAGGTCTGCAATCTGGTCAAGAAGGTACTTGGGTCAGCAATTGTATATCAGAGTTTGGAACGACGAGAAAAGCCTCTACACTGAGAATGACATCCCTCAAAATGCATTATTTTGTGGCAAGGCCCATCGCTGA
- the LOC126805083 gene encoding probable disease resistance protein At5g66900 — protein sequence MADLVSGGAIGVPFTILYEVIKEVVIKTKMFRPLLEELKKKIEDLKPLIDEMDKYNKVLDRPEDELRQFKVQMEKGPELIHKCANLSFLKSYKKYKYSNQLLELQNSLQNLLAILQWQQARDVKETLVGVKNIENVVLRMDGEGPAGLKEGMNNMKEALEEVKVKVGTIFQQIGQKGDVQNQIDSEVPVPPRVIVGLYVPLRDLKMKLLWDPEVSMLVLTAPGGCGKTTLATKFCQDEDVKGTFKKNIFFFTVSKDSNFSLIVQGLRQRKSTDVPSFQDEATAIKWLHKFLKEEGEAPVLLVLDDVWAETKYLLEKFDEVKMPNFKILVTSRSQFRGYGSLYHLQSLNDTDAMTLLRHSASVDDGSFRQWNKLAGKIVEHCKGYPLAIDVVGKSLRGKSYESWCKREMELSKSGSIVDAETDVLLRLKSSLDALNEKEAIIKESFVDLASFPEGRRIPLVALIDIWAELHEELDKDVLAVANLQELAGRSLADLVVTRKEIMEVDDYYSEHFVTQHNLLRQLAVYEAKLDASKKRLIIGNSGDDLPKCLTERKHQLIKPRLLSITSDKTFSTKLHNIDLADVEVMVLNFNAKHYALPDFVEKMVNLKVLIITNHGFSPAELSNFHLVDSLPNLKRIRLERVSIPSVTKNSIQLKSLKKISLFMCSIGQAFSNCSFDISDALPNLEELNIDYCNDLLGLPDTICNLVHLRKLSISNCHKLSALPKEIGKLDMLEVLRLRSCTDLVKLPCSIMDLGSLNFLDISDCFSIIALPVDIGGLSGLRKINMRQCSRLTELPLSVFDFENIEEVICDEETKELWEPFLPRLPSVEVRVIKEQFNLNWLQKSQF from the exons ATGGCTGACCTCGTTTCAGGTGGAGCTATAGGAGTACCATTTACTATACTGTATGAAGTGATTAAGGAAGTGGTGATCAAAACTAAGATGTTTAGACCTCTGCTTGAAGAACTTAAGAAGAAGATAGAAGATTTGAAACCACTGATCGATGAGATGGACAAGTACAATAAGGTGTTGGATCGTCCAGAGGACGAGCTTCGACAATTTAAAGTGCAGATGGAGAAGGGCCCTGAGCTTATTCACAAGTGCGCCAATCTTAGCTTTTTGAAAAGCTACAAAAAGTATAAATACAGCAACCAACTTCTTGAGTTGCAGAACTCTCTTCAGAATCTGCTAGCTATACTGCAATGGCAACAAGCCAGGGATGTGAAGGAGACATTGGTTGGAGTGAAGAATATAGAGAATGTGGTGCTGCGAATGGATGGTGAGGGTCCTGCTGGATTGAAAGAAGGGATGAATAATATGAAAGAGGCATTAGAAGAAGTAAAGGTTAAAGTAGGGACAATTTTCCAGCAGATTGGTCAGAAAGGTGACGTACAAAATCAAATAGACAGTGAAGTACCGGTACCTCCTCGGGTTATAGTTGGATTGTATGTGCCTTTGAGGGACTTAAAAATGAAGCTTCTTTGGGATCCTGAAGTGTCAATGCTCGTGCTGACTGCTCCTGGAGGATGTGGGAAAACCACTTTGGCTACAAAGTTCTGTCAAGATGAGGATGTCAAAG GTACATTCAAGAAGAATATCTTTTTTTTCACTGTCTCAAAGGATTCAAACTTCAGCCTTATTGTACAAGGACTGCGTCAGCGCAAGAGTACTGATGTACCGTCTTTCCAAGATGAAGCAACTGCCATCAAATGGCTGCATAAGTTTCTGAAGGAAGAAGGAGAGGCACCTGTATTGTTGGTTTTGGATGATGTTTGGGCCGAAACAAAATATCTTTTGGAAAAATTTGATGAAGTCAAAATGCCAAATTTCAAGATTTTGGTGACATCCAGATCACAGTTTCGAGGATATGGTTCTCTGTATCATCTGCAATCACTAAATGATACAGATGCAATGACTCTTTTGCGTCATTCAGCATCAGTAGATGATGGGAGCTTTCGTCAATGGAACAAACTTGCTGGAAAG ATAGTAGAACACTGCAAGGGATACCCACTTGCTATTGATGTGGTCGGAAAATCACTCCGCGGAAAATCTTACGAGTCATGGTGTAAAAGAGAAATGGAGTTGTCCAAAAGTGGTTCTATTGTTGATGCTGAAACTGACGTGCTTCTACGTCTTAAAAGTAGCTTAGATGCTTTGAATGAAAAAGAAGCTATCATCAAGGAATCTTTTGTAGACCTAGCTTCATTTCCAGAAGGCCGAAGAATCCCTCTAGTTGCTCTCATTGACATATGGGCAGAGTTACATGAAGAGCTAGATAAAGATGTCCTGGCCGTAGCAAACCTGCAAGAACTTGCTGGTCGAAGTCTGGCTGATCTTGTTGTCACAAG GAAGGAGATAATGGAGGTTGATGACTACTACAGTGAACACTTTGTAACCCAGCATAATTTGCTTAGACAGCTGGCTGTTTATGAAGCCAAACTAGACGCAAGTAAAAAGCGACTGATCATAGGCAACTCAGGAGACGATCTGCCCAAGTGCTTGACTGAACGGAAGCATCAACTTATTAAGCCTCGTCTTTTGTCAATCACCTCAG ATAAAACGTTCTCAACAAAGTTACACAACATTGATCTAGCAGATGTTGAGGTTATGGTTTTGAATTTCAACGCAAAACATTATGCTTTGCCTGATTTTGTGGAGAAAATGGTTAATCTGAAGGTTCTGATAATCACAAATCATGGTTTCTCCCCTGCTGAATTAAGTAACTTTCACCTAGTGGATTCTTTACCAAATCTTAAGAGAATCAGGCTAGAGCGTGTTTCAATTCCTTCCGTAACCAAGAATTCCATACAGTTGAAGAGTCTGAAGAAGATTTCATTATTCATGTGTAGCATTGGTCAAGCTTTCAGCAATTGTTCCTTCGACATTTCAGATGCATTGCCAAATTTGGAGGAACTAAATATTGATTATTGCAATGACTTGTTGGGATTGCCTGATACGATTTGCAATCTGGTTCATCTAAGGAAGCTCAGTATCTCAAATTGTCACAAGCTATCTGCCTTGCCGAAAGAGATTGGAAAGCTGGATATGCTAGAAGTTTTGAGGCTAAGGTCTTGTACAGATTTGGTAAAACTTCCGTGCTCTATTATGGACCTggggagtttgaattttcttgatATATCTGACTGCTTCAGCATTATCGCGTTGCCTGTAGACATTGGTGGACTCAGCGGTTTAAGAAAGATCAACATGAGACAGTGTTCCAGATTGACAGAGCTACCACTATCggtttttgattttgagaatATAGAGGAGGTGATATGTGATGAAGAAACTAAAGAGTTGTGGGAGCCCTTCTTGCCTAGACTCCCGAGCGTCGAAGTAAGGGTGATCAAAGAACAATTCAACCTAAATTGGCTCCAAAagtctcaattttga
- the LOC126784635 gene encoding dof zinc finger protein DOF3.7-like codes for MIQELFGGAGFNIGGVGVGVGGGGERKISISSSSTSLSPSPSPSPSSSATTTTTTTATASASANPENLRCPRCDSANTKFCYYNNYNLTQPRHFCKTCRRYWTKGGALRNVPIGGGCRKNKSGTMSTSMSKTAVAGKMKTMASEMGRSGFGLGFDHEVQASPILWGSPQNSHILALLRSSTPNPNPNPNVQLCTNSVKEERGMNMIGSHMMSDSSGAGNDVMTARPCLGLDPLSSFWRNNQNVQPPHQQQQQNGNFILGHEVQSNQGIQELFQRLRSSSSSANYYSPDLNNGVSTSSTSSILEVSPALGGELGYNWNPAFTWSDQLPTTNGAYP; via the coding sequence ATGATCCAAGAACTGTTCGGTGGCGCAGGCTTTAATATAGGAGGAGTAGGAGTAGGagtaggaggaggaggggaaaGGAAAATctccatttcttcttcttctacttctCTTTCGCCTTCGCCTTCACCATCTCCATCTTCTTCCGCTACTACAACTACCACCACCACTGCCACAGCCTCTGCATCAGCGAATCCAGAGAACTTGAGATGCCCGAGATGCGATTCTGCCAACACCAAGTTCTGTTACTACAACAACTACAACCTCACGCAACCCCGTCACTTCTGCAAGACCTGCCGCCGCTACTGGACCAAGGGAGGAGCCCTAAGGAATGTTCCAATTGGGGGTGGATGCCGGAAAAACAAGAGTGGTACTATGTCAACATCGATGAGCAAAACAGCTGTGGCCGGGAAGATGAAAACAATGGCGTCGGAGATGGGGAGGTCTGGGTTCGGACTCGGGTTCGATCACGAGGTGCAAGCTAGTCCAATACTGTGGGGTTCACCTCAGAATTCCCATATCTTAGCTCTACTAAGATCGAGCACtccaaaccctaaccctaaccctaatgTTCAACTGTGTACTAATTCCGTGAAGGAAGAGAGGGGTATGAATATGATTGGATCCCACATGATGAGTGACTCTTCTGGAGCTGGAAATGATGTAATGACAGCTCGGCCCTGCTTGGGGTTGGATCCGCTGAGTTCTTTCTGGAGAAACAACCAGAACGTTCAACCCCCGCATCAACAGCAACAACAGAATGGTAATTTCATACTTGGGCATGAGGTTCAAAGCAACCAGGGAATTCAGGAACTCTTTCAGAGGCTTAGGTCATCCTCTTCATCCGCTAATTATTATTCGCCTGATCTTAATAATGGGGTTTCTACATCATCTACATCATCAATTTTGGAGGTGTCTCCGGCTCTTGGTGGTGAATTGGGTTATAACTGGAACCCGGCGTTTACTTGGTCCGATCAGCTACCTACAACAAACGGTGCATACCCTTAA
- the LOC126804978 gene encoding L-ascorbate oxidase homolog, with protein sequence MVKAVLLQLLFGVLAVVLSAFVVNAEDPYKFYTWTVTYGTLSPLGVPQQVILINGQFPGPRLDVVTNDNIILNLINKLDQPFLLTWNGIKQRKNSWQDGVLGTNCPIPPNSNYTYKFQPKDQIGTFTYFPSTKLHRAAGGFGGINVYSRPRIPIPYPIPESDFTLLVGDWYKTSHQELQKSLDSGKSLPYPDGLLINGQASTTFSGDQGKTYMFRVSNVGLSTSLNFRIQGHKMKLVECEGSHTQQNIYDSLDVHVGQSFSVLVTLVQTPKDYYIVASTRFTRRVLTATAVLHYSNSHTSVSGPAPAGPSYQFHWSMQQARTFRWNLTANAARPNPQGSYHYGQIVPTKTIILASSAPIINGTLRYAFNRVSYVNPDTPLKLADYFNIPGVFSFDAIQSVPSGGPSVLATPVLPASHHDFLEIVFQNNEKTMQSVHLDGYDFWPVGYGSGQWQPAKRRTYNLVDALTRHTVQVFPNGWSAILVSLDNQGMWNLRSAIWERQYLGQQLYLRVWNPTQHLANEYDVPSNALMCGKAVGRHP encoded by the exons ATGGTGAAAGCAGTCTTGCTCCAATTGCTGTTTGGGGTTTTAGCTGTTGTGTTAAGCGCTTTTGTGGTGAATGCAGAGGACCCTTATAAGTTCTACACTTGGACTGTGACTTATGGGACTCTTTCTCCTCTTGGTGTTCCCCAACAG GTGATTCTTATCAATGGTCAATTTCCTGGGCCTAGACTTGATGTAGTGACCAATGACAACATCATCCTTAACCTCATTAACAAGCTGGACCAACCTTTTCTGCTCACATG GAACGGGATCAAGCAGAGGAAAAACTCATGGCAAGATGGGGTATTGGGAACCAACTGCCCCATCCCTCCAAACTCAAACTATACCTACAAATTTCAGCCCAAGGATCAGATAGGTACCTTCACATATTTTCCATCAACTAAATTGCACAGAGCTGCTGGAGGGTTTGGAGGGATCAATGTCTATTCGAGACCACGAATTCCTATCCCATATCCAATCCCTGAGAGTGATTTCACTTTACTTGTTGGTGATTGGTACAAGACCAGCCATCAG GAATTGCAGAAATCATTGGACTCAGGAAAGTCTCTTCCATACCCTGATGGTCTTCTTATAAACGGCCAGGCTAGTACTACCTTCAGTGGTGATCAAG GCAAAACATACATGTTTAGGGTCTCAAATGTAGGATTGTCAACCTCATTAAACTTCAGAATTCAGGGTCATAAAATGAAGCTAGTTGAATGCGAAGGATCTCACACACAACAGAACATTTATGATTCCCTTGACGTGCATGTTGGCCAATCATTTTCCGTCCTAGTGACCTTAGTTCAGACTCCAAAGGATTACTACATTGTAGCATCCACCCGATTCACTAGACGTGTTCTTACAGCAACTGCAGTACTACACTACTCGAACTCTCACACTTCAGTTTCTGGACCTGCACCTGCTGGTCCGAGTTACCAATTTCACTGGTCTATGCAGCAAGCTAGAACTTTCAG GTGGAATTTGACAGCAAATGCAGCCAGGCCTAACCCTCAGGGCTCATACCATTACGGACAGATAGTACCAACAAAGACAATTATATTGGCCAGTTCAGCACCTATAATAAATGGAACTCTGCGCTACGCATTTAATAGAGTCTCCTACGTTAACCCTGACACCCCATTAAAGCTTGCTGATTACTTTAACATCCCTGGAGTTTTCAGCTTTGATGCCATTCAATCCGTTCCCTCCGGCGGCCCCTCAGTCTTAGCTACACCTGTGTTGCCAGCCTCACACcatgacttccttgaaattgtTTTCCAAAACAATGAAAAGACTATGCAGTCGGTGCATCTAGATGGTTATGATTTCTGGCCTGTTGG CTATGGTTCTGGACAGTGGCAGCCAGCCAAGAGAAGAACTTACAATCTAGTTGATGCTCTAACTAGACATACTGTTCAG GTTTTTCCAAACGGTTGGAGTGCCATATTGGTGTCCCTAGACAACCAAGGAATGTGGAACTTGAGGTCAGCTATATGGGAGAGGCAGTATCTTGGGCAACAACTCTATCTCAGGGTTTGGAATCCAACCCAACACCTGGCTAATGAATACGACGTTCCTTCAAACGCCCTTATGTGTGGAAAAGCTGTTGGACGACACCCTTAG
- the LOC126800915 gene encoding reticulon-like protein B13, giving the protein MKACMLNLFDIVVNNMSETDQSYQSALPGSDTLRDIFLWKKKIQSLLVLLIATATWVLLKVYRFNFLTVTSWAVMFVVTSLFLWGNMLKFFNKEPPNLHGMFEVTEERAFKIVNTIRAWIEEGIRWMFRVAAEREWFVFAGTASGLWFLSRVGRYFDLLTLLFTGVLMAMTIPVIYATYKENLTRSEEWVKAQARRYYDIMDEKVVKNIKNKVTVTKENYKEKKVE; this is encoded by the exons ATGAAGGCTTGCATG CTCAATCTGTTCGATATAGTTGTCAACAATATGTCTGAAACCGATCAAAGCTATCAGTCGGCCCTGCCCGGTTCag ATACTTTACGAGATATATTTctatggaagaagaagatacagAGTTTGCTTGTTCTTTTGATAGCAACAGCAACATGGGTGTTGCTCAAAGTCTATCGTTTTAACTTCCTTACTGTAACTTCATGGGCGGTCATGTTTGTTGTCACTTCTCTGTTCCTTTGGGGCAATATGCTTAAGTTCTTCAACAA AGAACCTCCAAACCTGCATGGAATGTTTGAGGTAACAGAGGAGAGAGCTTTCAAGATTGTGAATACCATTCGAGCATGGATTGAAGAAGGAATTCGATGGATGTTTCGGGTGGCTGCGGAAAGAGAGTGGTTTGTATTTGCTGGGACTGCCTCTGGTTTGTGGTTCCTATCTCGTGTAGGGAGATATTTTGATCTGCTCACCCTTCTTTTTACAG GCGTGCTTATGGCCATGACTATTCCTGTGATATATGCGACGTACAAGGAAAATCTCACGAGGAGTGAGGAGTGGGTGAAGGCGCAGGCACGGAGGTACTATGACATAATGGATGAGAAGGTAGTCAAGAATATAAAGAATAAGGTGACGGTCACCAAAGAGAattacaaggagaagaaggtCGAGTAG